In one Lolium rigidum isolate FL_2022 chromosome 3, APGP_CSIRO_Lrig_0.1, whole genome shotgun sequence genomic region, the following are encoded:
- the LOC124698355 gene encoding uncharacterized protein At5g39865-like: MDDAGGGGSSWPYVKKPQPHQLARSLTYHHPYQGQGRRLQPARRQQQQLPDARIPHPAVVFYTTSLRGVRRTFTDCSAVRAVLRGFRVAVDERDVSMDAALRRELQGLLAARGRGFSLPQLFVGGRLVGGADEVRQLHEAGELRRLLQGAAGQDPAFVCGACGGVRFVPCPACAGSRKVFVEEEGHTSRCGDCNENGLVRCSSCCS, translated from the coding sequence ATggacgacgccggcggcggcggctcgtccTGGCCGTACGTCAAGAAGCCGCAGCCGCACCAGCTGGCGCGGTCGCTGACGTACCACCACCCCTACCAGGGCCAGGGCCGCCGCCTGCAGCCGGCGCGgcgccagcagcagcagctccccgACGCGCGGATCCCGCACCCGGCGGTGGTCTTCTACACGACGTCGCTCCGCGGCGTGCGCCGCACCTTCACCGACTGCTCCGCGGTGCGCGCCGTGCTGCGCGGCTTCCGCGTGGCCGTGGACGAGCGCGACGTGTCCATGGACGCCGCGCTGCGCCGGGAGCTCCAGGGGCTGCTCGCAGCGCGGGGCCGCGGGTTCTCCCTCCCGCAGCTCTTTGTCGGGGGCCGGCTCGTCGGCGGCGCCGACGAGGTCAGGCAGCTGCACGAGGCCGGCGAGCTGCGGCGGCTCCTCCAGGGCGCCGCCGGGCAGGACCCGGCCTTCGTATGCGGCGCCTGCGGGGGCGTCCGCTTCGTGCCCTGCCCGGCCTGCGCCGGCTCCCGGAAGGTCTTCGTCGAGGAGGAAGGCCACACCAGCCGCTGCGGCGACTGCAACGAGAACGGTTTGGTACGCTGCTCCAGTTGCTGTTCTTGA
- the LOC124695621 gene encoding uncharacterized protein LOC124695621, which yields MTMFVEIHDRLVAILKEDSVPSFQRMFVKYRERMVCGYVITPQTLLFIIATNALRCAKFVLEGTAPKLGGQRANPNYITSFGFFPLHQAAETFSADMVELLLNYGALPNLRTSGDRIIEGLLPLHVAIENTCQHKYLEDNLLSDQSHMKGNVEYIYKLIYLLCLPEMKIFMDTTRVLASQTDNIVDELWDYIKHGKLVPAAILLLAAQRHLRNLGGFDRIQDLIDDSNFSLAREECGLESGKNTKAQKQLKEKKAQFSNAFMLVRIILNAGEALDAYIQTHSKASHEEVIGKVSAILQNYDVGPSGKVICIEDLDCCPYACPVPDGETDLSKEAIGSSTHEVKGRNAAIKEPRKGQNLYFARDQFLPIWRSVLTCRFLVSLIPSYAPKKESVYARPVDTKKKVNNQRPCQVGLGLLDTSRSWKSRKDPKVSSAPRSRRLFATAASTVLKMLKRS from the exons atgacaatgtttgttgagatacATGACCGCTTGGTGGCCATCCTAAAAGAAGATAGTGTTCCATCCTTTCAACGCATGTTCGTAAAGTATAGAGAGCGCATGGTTTGTGGATATGTCATCACTCCGCAAACCCTCCTCTTCATAATTGCAACGAATGCCCTGCGTTGTGCTAAGTTCGTTTTGGAGGGGACGGCACCTAAGCTCGGTGGGCAGCGCGCCAACCCCAACTACATAACCAGCTTTGGGTTCTTCCCCCTCCACCAAGCTGCCGAGACATTCTCCGCTGACATGGTTGAGTTACTTCTCAACTATGGTGCATTGCCCAATCTACGCACCTCGGGCGATAGAATCATTGAGGGCCTCCTCCCACTCCATGTTGCCATTGAGAACACTTGCCAGCACAAGTATCTTGAGGACAATCTACTATCTGACCAGAGCCATATGAAGGGGAATGTCGAGTACATCTACAAGCTCATATATCTGCTTTGCCTGCCTGAGATG AAGATCTTCATGGACACAACTAGAGTTCTTGCATCTCAAACGGATAATATAGTAGACGAACTATGGGATTACATTAAGCATGGGAAGCTTGTCCCAGCAGCTATTTTGCTCCTCGCAGCTCAGAGGCATCTCCGTAACCTTGGTGGATTTGATAGGATCCAGGACCTTATTGATGATTCTAACTTTTCCCTTGCAAGGGAGGAGTGTGGATTAGAAAGTGGTAAAAATACCAAGGCGCAAAAGCAGCTAAAGGAGAAGAAAGCACAATTTAGTAATGCATTCATGCTTGTTAGGATAATTCTGAATGCTGGTGAAGCTCTTGATGCATATATTCAAACTCATTCAAAG GCGTCTCATGAGGAGGTCATTGGGAAAGTTTCAGCAATTCTCCAGAATTATGATGTGGGTCCTAGTGGAAAAGTAATATGCATTGAAGACCTTGACTG CTGCCCCTATGCCTGCCCAGTGCCAGACG GGGAAACAGATTTGTCGAAGGAAGCCATAGGATCGTCTACTCATGAAGTCAAGGGAAGAAAT GCTGCGATAAAGGAACCACGTAAAGGACAGAACCTCTATTTTGCAAGAGATCAGTTTCTACCCATATGGAGATCGGTGTTAACATGTCGGTTTCTTGTGAGCTTAATTCCATCTTATGCACCAAAGAAAGAGTCAGTGTATGCCCGACCTGTTGACACCAAAAAGAAAGTGAATAATCAAAGGCCTTGTCAAGTTGGCCTTGGCTTGTTAGATACCAGTAGGTCTTGGAAATCAAGAAAAGATCCAAAAGTATCTAGTGCTCCTCGGTCCAGAAGGCTATTTGCCACTGCTGCATCGACTGTCCTGAAGATGTTGAAGCGCTCATGA
- the LOC124702453 gene encoding E3 ubiquitin-protein ligase DIS1, which translates to MASAAYIDDSCSEVIDPPKSDVLDVAELVGDHIPLTPKPNVVASSSVRELLECPVCLSAMYPPIHQCSNGHTICSGCKPRVHNRCPTCRHELGNIRCLALEKVAASLELPCKFQNFGCLGIYPYYCKLKHESQCQYRPYSCPYAGSECTVAGDIPYLVNHLKDDHKVDMHSGSTFNHRYVKSNPHEVENATWMLTVFSCFGQYFCLHFEAFQLGMAPVYIAFLRFMGDDTEAKNYSYSLEVGGGGRKMIFQGVPRSIRDSHRKVRDSYDGLIIQRNMALFFSGGERKELKLRVTGRIWKEQ; encoded by the exons ATGGCCTCagctgcttatattgatgattctTGTTCTGAGGTTATTGATCCTCCAAAGTCCGACGTACTGGATGTTGCTGAACTTGTCGGCGATCATATTCCGCTTACACCAAAACCAAATGTCGTAGCTTCTAGCAGCGTGCGCGAACTTTTGGAATGCCCAGTCTGCTTGAGTGCCATGTACCCTCCTATTCATCAG TGCTCAAATGGTCATACAATCTGTTCTGGATGCAAGCCAAGAGTTCACAATCGCTGCCCAACTTGTAGGCATGAACTGGGTAACATAAGATGCCTTGCTCTTGAGAAAGTGGCTGCATCTCTTGAACTTCCATGCAAGTTCCAGAACTTTGGCTGTTTAGGCATTTATCCATACTACTGCAAGCTGAAGCATGAGTCACAGTGCCAATATAGGCCTTATAGCTGTCCATATGCTGGATCTGAATGTACAGTTGCTGGTGACATTCCATACTTGGTAAATCACCTGAAAGATGATCACAAAGTTGATATGCACAGTGGAAGCACTTTCAACCATCGCTATGTCAAGTCAAATCCCCATGAAGTTGAGAATGCCACTTGGATGCTTACG GTTTTCAGCTGTTTTGGCCAGTACTTCTGCCTACATTTTGAAGCATTTCAGCTGGGCATGGCGCCTGTCTACATTGCTTTCCTGAGGTTCATGGGAGATGACACGGAAGCAAAAAACTACAGCTACAGCCTTGAGGTAGGAGGTGGTGGGCGCAAGATGATCTTTCAAGGGGTTCCCCGGAGCATCAGGGACAGCCATCGGAAGGTCCGAGATAGCTATGATGGGCTAATAATCCAACGGAACATGGCCTTGTTCTTCTCCGGTGGTGAAAGGAAGGAGCTCAAATTGAGGGTGACCGGTAGGATTTGGAAAGAACAGTGA